The Longimicrobiales bacterium genome includes a window with the following:
- a CDS encoding RNase H family protein, translating to MDLVYIYADESCLGNQYKDRDNPGGAGGLVELWRDDGCVRRDYWSSESGTTNNRMALIGATDLLSALKRPCRIVFTSDSQYLVTGMREWIHGWAARGWKRKTGAIENVELWRTLAGAAGRHAIDWRWVRGHAGHPQNEYVDELAVRAAKEQSSSDGLVESKFVEWLEGHREKRQKYMDFFEMKAPEEKPFQAARTPP from the coding sequence ATGGATCTGGTCTACATCTATGCCGACGAGTCCTGCCTCGGCAATCAGTACAAGGACCGCGACAACCCCGGCGGTGCGGGCGGTCTGGTCGAGCTGTGGCGCGATGATGGGTGCGTGAGGCGCGACTACTGGTCGTCGGAGTCGGGCACCACGAACAACCGCATGGCCCTCATCGGCGCCACCGACCTGCTTTCGGCGCTGAAGCGGCCCTGCCGCATCGTCTTCACATCCGACTCACAGTATCTCGTCACGGGCATGCGCGAGTGGATCCACGGCTGGGCCGCACGCGGCTGGAAGCGCAAGACCGGGGCGATCGAGAATGTCGAGCTGTGGCGCACCCTCGCCGGTGCTGCCGGGCGTCATGCGATCGACTGGCGCTGGGTCCGCGGCCATGCCGGACACCCGCAGAACGAGTACGTCGACGAGCTCGCCGTCCGGGCGGCGAAGGAGCAGTCGAGCTCCGACGGGCTGGTGGAATCGAAATTCGTGGAGTGGCTCGAGGGGCACCGCGAGAAGCGGCAGAAGTACATGGACTTCTTCGAGATGAAAGCGCCCGAGGAAAAGCCGTTCCAGGCGGCGCGCACGCCGCCCTGA